A DNA window from Danio aesculapii chromosome 14, fDanAes4.1, whole genome shotgun sequence contains the following coding sequences:
- the polr2g gene encoding DNA-directed RNA polymerase II subunit RPB7, producing MFYHISLEHEILLHPRYFGPNLLNTVKQKLFTEVEGTCTGKYGFVIAVTTIDNIGAGVIQPGRGFVLYPVKYKAIVFRPFKGEVVDAVVTQVNKVGLFTEIGPMSCFISRHSIPSEMEFDPNSNPPCYKTVDEDIVIQQDDEIRLKIVGTRVDKNDIFAIGSLMDDYLGLVS from the exons ATGTTTTACCAC ATCTCGCTGGAGCACGAAATTCTCCTCCATCCAAGATATTTTGGACCCAACCTTTTGAACACAGTCAAACAGAAACTGTTCACTGAGGTTGAAGGAACATGTACTGGAAA GTATGGCTTTGTTATTGCAGTAACCACAATCGATAATATTGGAGCAGGTGTTATACAGCCTGGCAGAGGTTTTGTGTTGTATCCCGTCAAATACAAAGCCATCGTCTTTCGTCCCTTCAAAGGAGAAGTTGTGGATGCTGTTGTCACTCAGGTTAACAAA gtTGGACTCTTTACAGAAATCGGTCCCATGTCTTGTTTCATTTCTCGACAT TCTATTCCCTCTGAGATGGAGTTTGATCCAAACTCAAATCCTCCATGCTACAAGACAGTCGATGAG gacATTGTGATCCAACAAGATGATGAAATTCGACTAAAGATTGTGGGAACTCGAGTGGACAAGAATGATATT ttTGCCATTGGATCTCTAATGGATGACTACCTGG GTCTTGTGAGCTGA